A region of Rhodamnia argentea isolate NSW1041297 chromosome 9, ASM2092103v1, whole genome shotgun sequence DNA encodes the following proteins:
- the LOC125316528 gene encoding L-type lectin-domain containing receptor kinase IX.1-like isoform X2, with product MELRSSDFQSFKAGELRSLLVLVLSLAIAFPASASSQGIKFSFQNFVGSGIQYQGDASVSSDSIQLTKATQGQNLNQSVGWATYPEPMRLWDKATGNVADFTTRFTFAVNSQGASSFADGLTFFLVPKGSQLPVNSSGRYLALLNPNRDPSNSSTSFVAVEFDTFHNNDINARDPNCSQVTHVGIDLNNLTSMVYNCVDWFKDKIMSGGRINATIAYNSSTQNLSVLMIDADAMGTDINSTGIYDIVNITKYLPEWVTFGFSATTGRLFELHTLEAWEFSSNVQVAGKKSKLWLWATLGSGSFVLLILALAFIWFRRRSKRKGTYMSEEEDDLAIDEEFEQVPGPKKFYYKDLVAATDNFAMERLLGEGGFGRVYEGYLTSVNDRVAIKKISPGSRQGIKEYATEVKTISRLRHRNLVQLIGWCHEKKELLLIYEYMSNGSLDSHLFKERTFLPWEKRYKIAQGTALALLYLHEEWEQCVVHRDIKASNIMLDSDFNAKLGDFGLARLVDHAKGLQTTVLAGTMGYMAPECVYTGKASRESDVYSFGVVLLEIACGRKVIEPGAEDGQVRLVDWVWERYGTGRILDAAESKLGTDFDEKQLECTMVVGLWCAHPDHTARPSIREAFSVLNFNAPPPVLPPKLPVPFSRASIVSFHATSTSGTELSTFTTSSVQSSHSDSSALLPKTI from the exons ATGGAACTTCG CAGCTCAGATTTCCAAAGCTTCAAGGCCGGAGAGCTTCGATCGCTCTTAGTCTTGGTTCTCTCTCTAGCCATCGCCTTCCCGGCTTCCGCGTCGTCTCAGGGCATCAAGTTCAGCTTCCAGAATTTCGTCGGTAGTGGCATTCAATACCAAGGCGATGCGTCGGTTTCGAGTGACTCCATCCAACTTACAAAGGCCACTCAAGGCCAGAACCTCAATCAGAGCGTGGGGTGGGCCACGTACCCCGAGCCGATGCGCCTTTGGGATAAGGCGACGGGGAACGTGGCCGATTTCACCACTCGATTCACCTTCGCCGTCAATTCTCAGGGAGCATCCAGTTTCGCCGATGGATTGACCTTCTTTCTTGTCCCCAAAGGATCTCAACTTCCGGTCAACTCATCGGGACGCTACCTTGCTCTTTTAAATCCTAACCGCGACCCTTCCAATTCTTCGACTTCTTTTGTAGCTGTCGAGTTCGACACTTTCCACAACAACGATATCAATGCCAGGGACCCGAATTGTTCCCAAGTTACCCATGTCGGTATAGACTTGAATAATCTAACTTCCATGGTCTATAACTGCGTCGATTGGTTCAAGGATAAAATCATGAGCGGCGGGCGGATCAATGCTACGATAGCGTACAATTCTAGCACACAGAACTTGAGCGTTCTCATGATAGACGCGGATGCCATGGGTACCGACATAAATTCCACTGGGATCTATGACATAGTCAACATCACTAAGTATTTGCCGGAGTGGGTGACTTTCGGTTTCTCGGCTACCACGGGCAGGCTGTTCGAGTTGCACACTCTTGAGGCATGGGAATTCAGCTCTAATGTGCAAGTGGCTGGAAAAAAGAGCAAGTTATGGCTATGGGCTACCTTAGGCTCAGGTTCTTTCGTTTTGCTCATTCTTGCTCTAGCCTTTATTTGGTTTCGTCGCCGTTCGAAGAGAAAGGGAACTTACAtgagcgaagaagaagatgatctgGCAATCGATGAAGAATTCGAGCAGGTGCCAGGGCCCAAGAAATTCTACTACAAGGACTTGGTCGCCGCTACCGACAATTTCGCAATGGAACGGTTacttggggaaggaggcttTGGGAGAGTGTATGAAGGTTACTTGACCAGCGTGAATGATCGTGTCGCAATCAAGAAGATCAGCCCGGGATCAAGACAAGGGATAAAGGAGTACGCCACCGAAGTGAAGACCATAAGCCGGCTCCGGCACAGAAACTTAGTCCAACTCATCGGATGGTGCCATGAGAAGAAGGAACTCCTCCTTATCTATGAATACATGTCAAACGGTAGTCTCGATTCTCATCTATTCAAAGAACGAACCTTCCTGCCGTGGGAGAAGCGGTACAAAATCGCGCAAGGCACGGCCTTGGCCTTGCTCTACCTTCATGAAGAATGGGAACAGTGCGTCGTGCACCGCGATATAAAGGCCAGCAATATCATGCTCGATTCCGATTTCAATGCTAAATTAGGGGACTTCGGTTTGGCTAGGCTAGTCGACCATGCCAAAGGGTTGCAAACGACGGTGTTGGCCGGAACCATGGGCTATATGGCTCCTGAATGTGTTTACACGGGCAAGGCGAGTAGGGAATCGGACGTCTATAGCTTCGGAGTTGTCCTGTTAGAAATAGCTTGCGGTAGAAAAGTCATCGAACCGGGGGCTGAGGATGGCCAGGTTCGGCTGGTGGACTGGGTTTGGGAGCGATACGGGACCGGGAGGATACTCGATGCGGCGGAGTCGAAACTTGGTACCGATTTCGACGAAAAGCAACTGGAGTGCACGATGGTCGTAGGGCTGTGGTGCGCCCATCCGGACCACACCGCCCGTCCTTCCATAAGAGAAGCGTTTAGCGTTCTCAACTTTAACGCTCCGCCGCCCGTTCTCCCACCGAAATTGCCGGTCCCGTTCTCTCGGGCATCAATTGTTTCGTTCCACGCCACCTCGACCAGCGGCACCGAACTGTCCACATTTACGACCTCCTCTGTACAATCCTCTCACTCAGATTCTTCTGCATTGCTCCCGAAAACGATATAA
- the LOC125316528 gene encoding L-type lectin-domain containing receptor kinase IX.1-like isoform X1, which translates to MELHSSDFQSFKAGELRSLLVLVLSLAIAFPASASSQGIKFSFQNFVGSGIQYQGDASVSSDSIQLTKATQGQNLNQSVGWATYPEPMRLWDKATGNVADFTTRFTFAVNSQGASSFADGLTFFLVPKGSQLPVNSSGRYLALLNPNRDPSNSSTSFVAVEFDTFHNNDINARDPNCSQVTHVGIDLNNLTSMVYNCVDWFKDKIMSGGRINATIAYNSSTQNLSVLMIDADAMGTDINSTGIYDIVNITKYLPEWVTFGFSATTGRLFELHTLEAWEFSSNVQVAGKKSKLWLWATLGSGSFVLLILALAFIWFRRRSKRKGTYMSEEEDDLAIDEEFEQVPGPKKFYYKDLVAATDNFAMERLLGEGGFGRVYEGYLTSVNDRVAIKKISPGSRQGIKEYATEVKTISRLRHRNLVQLIGWCHEKKELLLIYEYMSNGSLDSHLFKERTFLPWEKRYKIAQGTALALLYLHEEWEQCVVHRDIKASNIMLDSDFNAKLGDFGLARLVDHAKGLQTTVLAGTMGYMAPECVYTGKASRESDVYSFGVVLLEIACGRKVIEPGAEDGQVRLVDWVWERYGTGRILDAAESKLGTDFDEKQLECTMVVGLWCAHPDHTARPSIREAFSVLNFNAPPPVLPPKLPVPFSRASIVSFHATSTSGTELSTFTTSSVQSSHSDSSALLPKTI; encoded by the coding sequence ATGGAACTTCACAGCTCAGATTTCCAAAGCTTCAAGGCCGGAGAGCTTCGATCGCTCTTAGTCTTGGTTCTCTCTCTAGCCATCGCCTTCCCGGCTTCCGCGTCGTCTCAGGGCATCAAGTTCAGCTTCCAGAATTTCGTCGGTAGTGGCATTCAATACCAAGGCGATGCGTCGGTTTCGAGTGACTCCATCCAACTTACAAAGGCCACTCAAGGCCAGAACCTCAATCAGAGCGTGGGGTGGGCCACGTACCCCGAGCCGATGCGCCTTTGGGATAAGGCGACGGGGAACGTGGCCGATTTCACCACTCGATTCACCTTCGCCGTCAATTCTCAGGGAGCATCCAGTTTCGCCGATGGATTGACCTTCTTTCTTGTCCCCAAAGGATCTCAACTTCCGGTCAACTCATCGGGACGCTACCTTGCTCTTTTAAATCCTAACCGCGACCCTTCCAATTCTTCGACTTCTTTTGTAGCTGTCGAGTTCGACACTTTCCACAACAACGATATCAATGCCAGGGACCCGAATTGTTCCCAAGTTACCCATGTCGGTATAGACTTGAATAATCTAACTTCCATGGTCTATAACTGCGTCGATTGGTTCAAGGATAAAATCATGAGCGGCGGGCGGATCAATGCTACGATAGCGTACAATTCTAGCACACAGAACTTGAGCGTTCTCATGATAGACGCGGATGCCATGGGTACCGACATAAATTCCACTGGGATCTATGACATAGTCAACATCACTAAGTATTTGCCGGAGTGGGTGACTTTCGGTTTCTCGGCTACCACGGGCAGGCTGTTCGAGTTGCACACTCTTGAGGCATGGGAATTCAGCTCTAATGTGCAAGTGGCTGGAAAAAAGAGCAAGTTATGGCTATGGGCTACCTTAGGCTCAGGTTCTTTCGTTTTGCTCATTCTTGCTCTAGCCTTTATTTGGTTTCGTCGCCGTTCGAAGAGAAAGGGAACTTACAtgagcgaagaagaagatgatctgGCAATCGATGAAGAATTCGAGCAGGTGCCAGGGCCCAAGAAATTCTACTACAAGGACTTGGTCGCCGCTACCGACAATTTCGCAATGGAACGGTTacttggggaaggaggcttTGGGAGAGTGTATGAAGGTTACTTGACCAGCGTGAATGATCGTGTCGCAATCAAGAAGATCAGCCCGGGATCAAGACAAGGGATAAAGGAGTACGCCACCGAAGTGAAGACCATAAGCCGGCTCCGGCACAGAAACTTAGTCCAACTCATCGGATGGTGCCATGAGAAGAAGGAACTCCTCCTTATCTATGAATACATGTCAAACGGTAGTCTCGATTCTCATCTATTCAAAGAACGAACCTTCCTGCCGTGGGAGAAGCGGTACAAAATCGCGCAAGGCACGGCCTTGGCCTTGCTCTACCTTCATGAAGAATGGGAACAGTGCGTCGTGCACCGCGATATAAAGGCCAGCAATATCATGCTCGATTCCGATTTCAATGCTAAATTAGGGGACTTCGGTTTGGCTAGGCTAGTCGACCATGCCAAAGGGTTGCAAACGACGGTGTTGGCCGGAACCATGGGCTATATGGCTCCTGAATGTGTTTACACGGGCAAGGCGAGTAGGGAATCGGACGTCTATAGCTTCGGAGTTGTCCTGTTAGAAATAGCTTGCGGTAGAAAAGTCATCGAACCGGGGGCTGAGGATGGCCAGGTTCGGCTGGTGGACTGGGTTTGGGAGCGATACGGGACCGGGAGGATACTCGATGCGGCGGAGTCGAAACTTGGTACCGATTTCGACGAAAAGCAACTGGAGTGCACGATGGTCGTAGGGCTGTGGTGCGCCCATCCGGACCACACCGCCCGTCCTTCCATAAGAGAAGCGTTTAGCGTTCTCAACTTTAACGCTCCGCCGCCCGTTCTCCCACCGAAATTGCCGGTCCCGTTCTCTCGGGCATCAATTGTTTCGTTCCACGCCACCTCGACCAGCGGCACCGAACTGTCCACATTTACGACCTCCTCTGTACAATCCTCTCACTCAGATTCTTCTGCATTGCTCCCGAAAACGATATAA